The following coding sequences lie in one Silvanigrella aquatica genomic window:
- a CDS encoding RHS repeat-associated core domain-containing protein: MNQNIYSNAFNFSSYLNGSVDLRTGQYSAVIKLATIRSLSSMEATRDISLTFSMVNTIQTGYGLGWNLSNTEYTPNNSTIRLLNGGIYRTESMPPEGYSFRFKDKKLKDIKINKIANDRIEVLYKDGIIETLQRNSPASNYKLFELMFENGEKIRFYYTPNDQLSKITNLTTNKDILTLEYVNNLIQKAHTLIENNKKYTMSFSHQNGQLIQVSVPYDSAISQPQNMPAYHYEYQTFQSNKFNAIRKITTPLGGQEFISYKENGHNFDNNYFIPYVIKWENNPAAGQPSIVKVYSYSQGQNFLGYPFSSGAALPYEDNLYLKVGNYDYWTEEKTIDPNSETIIYESIKTTYNKFHLLKEEMIQRGHAQTIKEIFYNEIPSLLFHEQPANLQTPKKVITKYKLLSSGATREEIAQFETDDYGNTLSQLENSGIKYEYSYYPLTGEGNNCPPDPFNSFVRYLKQEKIIPLNNDGPTKMTSHFYTRLLINDPKGYFIVRNKEIINNSITTEFLYNDLKNDLKLHGRLKSSNMIYNQSSTDTQISYQFNSDVLTETRKVSSHDGNWSESIRQMSHTTNKLFYVQKSDKKEIIRYEYDFLGRLIQESVSSGTSYEAKKTYSYYFAVQGELPKVISTDSLGKKVIIRFDGKGRAVSMSELQNNNIERMVKTLHYNRLDQLTEEMIIDQINSKDLKVTTQYIYNSWGKLSQIKNSDGSINITEENPLENSLTEGILGGNVTLTKFNNYGKIESKTEISSSNEKIQIQSLTYDGLGRCKTDKDVDGHVLEYSYDIFDRITQTISKPAYSSSPARTIKYEYAPHTTSALAKSILIDNKLVGHRNYDGLGRLQNENKGGQQTTQYEYPAGSTLPSATLSPRGFRKKLSYHNEISSLARLEVENQFSNYEYHPISAKLTKIQNSSMTKSIQYDDLQRPIKEIYNFDGKNLEAQLSYSPAGRLLKYHSVLGDTENRFYDSYGRLEKINCNNVNVNCFYDQFSRMNKVIVNDGQFQVETALEYDNFGREKLRSMKKDGILLQSISLSYHNNGQISQKKVTASNGTLISDEKYNYDAYRRLISYQCSGAEFPQDSQGRKIKQQDFTFDSLDNIIRVVSKFTDNSENICTRKFSSENLSQLIQVSFSNPIGQHNLEYDPSGNLIKDHKGRQFQFNSLEQMISISSSGSHLCEYKYDAEGRQICQIATNQDPLYLHYFNNKLLGETQGNIKLNYINGSNNILGRKFNQSGEQQSEINLIDNSGSVRKVLSTQHEEGNTRMYTPYGESPNNTNDSSLPLIKRHNIAFNGTRLDPISQLYHLGNGQRAYSPELMVFVSPDPLSPFGEGGLNSYSYCNGDPINRQDSSGLFWDMFTKVLGLAISLVFFGVAIAAAIPTGGASLSLLAVAGAIGSGLGVVASTLSVAAEGVKMVDEKNGWDRSQHIQNLTIAQFSFGIASSVLSFGSSIKGNTQTALGYKKSYDLQALRDVDLFRSGKMPFSFSMSYAKTVFNSVKMSVPHIETIMRYGPLLSTVSSANYSVYKYTTMGMEIFSNNGSSTSNSSSLSPEATQMSSMNISGISESHMKATNSFSDIIDRNYKFLDELYQQAGNIRSPINQDLYLNSI; encoded by the coding sequence ATGAATCAAAATATTTATTCTAATGCCTTTAACTTTAGTTCTTACTTAAACGGTTCAGTAGATTTACGCACGGGACAATACAGTGCTGTTATAAAACTAGCGACAATTCGTTCTTTGAGTTCAATGGAAGCTACAAGAGATATCTCTCTTACTTTCTCGATGGTCAATACCATTCAAACAGGATATGGTCTCGGATGGAATCTTTCTAATACAGAGTACACGCCAAACAATTCAACGATTCGTTTGCTTAATGGAGGAATATATCGAACAGAAAGCATGCCTCCAGAAGGATATTCTTTTCGTTTTAAAGATAAGAAATTAAAAGATATTAAAATAAATAAAATTGCAAATGACAGAATTGAAGTCCTTTATAAAGACGGTATAATTGAAACTTTACAAAGGAATTCTCCAGCATCAAACTATAAATTATTTGAACTCATGTTTGAAAATGGAGAAAAAATTCGATTTTACTACACACCAAATGACCAATTATCAAAAATCACGAATTTAACTACGAATAAAGATATTTTAACTTTAGAATACGTAAATAATTTAATTCAAAAAGCCCATACACTAATAGAAAATAATAAAAAATATACCATGTCTTTTTCGCACCAAAATGGACAACTCATTCAAGTTTCTGTTCCCTATGATTCAGCAATTTCACAACCACAAAACATGCCTGCATATCATTATGAATATCAAACGTTTCAAAGCAATAAATTTAATGCCATACGAAAAATTACAACTCCTCTTGGCGGTCAGGAATTTATCTCATACAAAGAAAATGGCCATAATTTTGATAATAATTATTTTATTCCCTATGTCATAAAATGGGAAAATAATCCTGCAGCGGGTCAGCCTAGCATTGTTAAAGTATACAGCTATAGCCAAGGACAAAATTTCTTAGGATATCCCTTTTCTAGTGGAGCTGCTCTTCCCTATGAAGATAATTTATATTTAAAAGTTGGAAATTATGACTATTGGACAGAAGAAAAAACAATTGATCCCAATAGCGAAACCATAATTTATGAATCAATTAAAACAACATATAATAAATTTCATTTATTAAAGGAAGAAATGATTCAGAGAGGTCATGCTCAGACTATTAAGGAAATTTTTTATAATGAAATTCCTTCTCTTCTTTTTCATGAGCAGCCTGCAAATTTGCAAACACCTAAAAAAGTCATAACTAAATATAAATTATTAAGCTCTGGCGCAACTCGTGAGGAAATAGCTCAATTTGAGACAGATGACTATGGCAATACATTATCCCAATTAGAAAATTCAGGAATTAAGTACGAATATTCCTATTATCCATTAACAGGAGAAGGAAACAATTGTCCTCCCGATCCCTTTAATTCATTTGTTCGTTATTTAAAACAAGAAAAAATTATCCCATTAAATAATGATGGTCCTACAAAAATGACAAGTCATTTTTATACTCGATTATTAATAAATGATCCAAAGGGATACTTTATTGTTCGAAACAAGGAAATTATTAACAATAGTATTACCACTGAATTTTTATATAATGATTTAAAAAATGACCTTAAATTACATGGTCGTTTAAAATCATCAAATATGATTTACAATCAGAGTTCTACAGACACTCAAATTTCATATCAATTTAATAGCGATGTTTTAACTGAAACAAGGAAAGTATCTTCTCATGATGGTAATTGGTCAGAATCTATTAGACAAATGTCTCATACTACAAACAAATTATTTTACGTTCAAAAATCAGATAAAAAAGAAATAATACGCTATGAATACGATTTTCTTGGCCGTTTAATTCAAGAATCGGTTTCTTCGGGCACTTCTTATGAAGCAAAAAAAACTTATTCTTACTATTTTGCAGTACAAGGCGAATTACCAAAAGTAATTTCAACAGACAGCTTGGGAAAAAAAGTTATCATTCGTTTTGATGGCAAAGGAAGAGCCGTTTCAATGAGTGAATTACAAAATAACAATATCGAAAGAATGGTTAAAACATTACATTATAATCGTCTTGATCAATTAACCGAAGAAATGATTATTGATCAAATAAATTCAAAAGATTTAAAAGTAACAACTCAATACATTTATAATTCCTGGGGAAAATTAAGCCAAATTAAAAATTCCGATGGATCAATAAATATTACAGAAGAAAATCCATTAGAAAATTCATTGACAGAAGGAATTCTTGGCGGCAATGTAACATTAACAAAATTTAATAATTATGGAAAAATTGAAAGTAAAACAGAGATAAGCTCTAGCAATGAAAAGATTCAAATTCAATCTTTAACCTACGATGGTTTAGGAAGATGCAAAACAGATAAAGATGTTGATGGACACGTTTTAGAATATTCATACGATATTTTTGATAGAATTACTCAAACAATATCAAAGCCCGCCTATAGCAGTTCCCCTGCTCGTACTATAAAATATGAATATGCACCTCACACCACTTCTGCATTAGCAAAAAGCATTTTAATCGATAATAAGTTAGTGGGACATAGAAACTATGATGGACTTGGCCGTTTGCAAAACGAAAATAAAGGAGGTCAGCAAACAACTCAATATGAATATCCCGCAGGCTCTACTTTGCCCTCAGCTACGCTTTCACCCAGGGGATTCCGCAAAAAACTGTCATACCACAATGAAATATCTTCTTTAGCCCGCTTAGAAGTTGAAAATCAATTTTCTAATTATGAATATCATCCCATATCAGCTAAGTTAACAAAAATACAAAATTCAAGTATGACAAAATCAATTCAATATGATGATCTTCAAAGACCAATTAAAGAAATATATAATTTCGATGGCAAGAATTTAGAAGCTCAACTTTCCTATTCTCCTGCAGGTCGTTTGCTAAAATATCATTCTGTTTTAGGTGATACTGAAAATAGATTTTATGATTCCTATGGAAGACTTGAAAAAATAAATTGCAACAATGTTAATGTGAACTGCTTTTATGATCAATTCAGTCGCATGAATAAAGTTATCGTTAATGATGGACAATTTCAAGTAGAAACAGCTTTAGAATATGATAATTTTGGCCGTGAAAAATTGCGTTCTATGAAAAAAGACGGAATATTATTACAAAGCATATCTCTTTCATATCATAATAATGGACAAATTTCTCAAAAAAAAGTAACAGCATCCAATGGTACTTTAATAAGTGATGAAAAATATAATTATGATGCCTATCGCAGACTCATTTCTTATCAGTGCTCAGGCGCAGAATTTCCTCAAGATTCTCAAGGAAGAAAAATTAAACAGCAAGATTTTACATTTGATTCTTTAGATAATATTATCCGTGTGGTCTCAAAATTTACAGACAATAGTGAAAATATTTGTACCCGTAAATTTAGTTCGGAAAATCTTTCACAACTAATTCAAGTATCTTTTTCAAATCCAATAGGTCAACATAATTTGGAGTATGATCCCTCTGGCAATCTTATTAAAGATCACAAGGGACGTCAATTTCAATTCAATAGCTTAGAGCAAATGATTTCAATTTCATCATCTGGATCTCATCTGTGTGAATATAAATATGACGCTGAAGGTCGACAAATATGCCAAATTGCAACAAACCAAGATCCTCTTTATTTGCACTACTTTAATAATAAATTACTAGGAGAAACCCAAGGAAATATTAAATTAAATTATATCAATGGCAGCAATAATATTTTAGGAAGAAAATTTAATCAATCTGGAGAACAGCAATCAGAAATAAATTTAATAGACAACTCAGGAAGTGTTAGAAAAGTATTATCAACTCAGCATGAAGAAGGTAACACAAGAATGTATACTCCTTATGGTGAGTCTCCTAACAATACAAATGATTCTTCTTTACCTCTTATTAAGCGACATAATATTGCTTTTAATGGAACCCGTTTAGACCCTATTTCTCAACTATATCATCTCGGAAATGGACAACGCGCCTATAGCCCAGAACTCATGGTCTTTGTCTCTCCAGATCCTCTCAGTCCTTTTGGAGAAGGCGGTTTAAACTCCTATTCCTACTGCAATGGTGACCCAATTAATCGTCAAGATTCATCTGGACTCTTTTGGGATATGTTTACAAAAGTTTTAGGACTTGCCATTAGCCTCGTCTTTTTTGGCGTCGCTATCGCTGCCGCCATTCCTACAGGTGGTGCTTCCCTTTCACTACTTGCTGTTGCAGGAGCAATCGGATCGGGACTCGGAGTTGTTGCTTCAACCCTCAGTGTTGCTGCCGAAGGCGTAAAAATGGTGGATGAAAAAAATGGCTGGGATCGCTCTCAGCATATTCAAAATTTAACCATCGCCCAATTTTCATTTGGAATTGCTTCATCCGTCTTATCTTTCGGTTCGTCTATTAAAGGAAATACACAAACAGCTTTGGGTTATAAAAAATCATATGACTTGCAAGCCCTAAGAGACGTCGACTTATTCCGATCTGGAAAAATGCCTTTTTCATTTTCAATGTCTTATGCAAAAACTGTTTTCAATTCCGTAAAAATGAGCGTACCCCATATTGAAACCATTATGCGCTATGGCCCCTTATTAAGCACCGTTTCCTCCGCAAACTATAGTGTTTATAAATACACAACAATGGGCATGGAAATTTTTTCCAATAACGGCTCTAGCACTTCAAACTCAAGCTCTCTCTCGCCTGAAGCAACACAAATGTCTAGCATGAATATTTCTGGAATTTCTGAAAGCCACATGAAAGCTACAAATAGTTTCTCCGATATCATTGATAGAAATTATAAATTTTTGGATGAATTATATCAACAAGCAGGAAATATACGCTCGCCTATTAATCAAGATCTCTATTTAAATTCAATATAA